A genomic region of Pyrus communis chromosome 14, drPyrComm1.1, whole genome shotgun sequence contains the following coding sequences:
- the LOC137716129 gene encoding uncharacterized protein: MESFNPTAGFRYNLNSSTIADENGVSDQFSGILEIYAHHARNIHNICIYENQDVYAKFSLTYNPDETLTTRVINGGGKNPEFNESLRIKIGQLDAVLKCEIWMLSRARNYMEDQLLGFTLVPISQVNGKGKVTQDYNLSSTDLFHSPAGTVKLTLSLHTSLPVKPSTSSLSESSANSSITSEVVLLDRKISQVALDPVEYSRMEFPDIDVASTNQQMVTEYFSLARRDCAWRPGPEGLGSFLHLGASPQPAADPDHEMTVSSGEGIQGDPVSPSGSIQNSGFLSCTTTSLSDDRNSADSIDKKKLVAGESSNSLNASVTAGAANQGSAACPDTPTSRKGREGRDEKESNLSGKEEESNKEQKVGSGQFGQVFSAPLGNINMEAEQSAMQQQIVDMYMRSMQQFTESLAKMKLPMDLDKAECEDRSEVIPNHSNNSLDVDKKKDGSRVFYGSRAFF; this comes from the coding sequence ATGGAATCATTCAATCCAACAGCCGGATTCCGGTACAACCTGAATTCAAGCACAATAGCCGATGAAAATGGCGTTTCCGATCAGTTTTCAGGGATTCTTGAAATCTATGCTCATCATGCTAGGAACATTCACAACATATGCATCTATGAAAACCAAGATGTGTACGCCAAATTCTCTCTTACGTACAATCCAGACGAGACGCTCACCACTAGGGTCATCAATGGAGGTGGCAAGAACCCCGAATTCAACGAAAGCTTGAGGATCAAAATTGGTCAACTGGATGCAGTCCTCAAATGCGAGATTTGGATGCTGAGCAGGGCAAGAAACTACATGGAAGACCAGCTGTTGGGATTCACTTTGGTCCCAATTTCTCAAGTGAATGGGAAGGGAAAGGTCACTCAGGATTATAATCTCTCTTCCACTGATCTCTTCCATTCCCCTGCTGGAACTGTCAAACTAACTCTTTCTCTCCATACTTCTTTGCCTGTTAAACCCTCCACTAGTTCGTTGTCGGAATCATCCGCTAACTCTTCCATAACCTCAGAAGTTGTATTGCTTGATCGAAAAATATCTCAAGTTGCGTTAGACCCTGTTGAGTATTCGAGGATGGAATTCCCAGACATTGATGTGGCGAGTACGAATCAACAAATGGTGACTGAGTATTTTAGTTTGGCAAGGCGTGACTGTGCTTGGAGACCTGGTCCCGAAGGTCTTGGATCGTTTCTTCATCTCGGTGCATCTCCTCAGCCTGCTGCTGATCCTGACCATGAAATGACTGTAAGTTCAGGTGAGGGGATTCAGGGTGACCCTGTTTCTCCCAGTGGGAGCATCCAGAACTCTGGCTTCTTAAGTTGCACCACCACTAGCTTGAGCGATGATCGAAACTCCGCTGATTCAATCGACAAGAAGAAACTTGTGGCTGGTGAATCGTCGAATTCTCTCAACGCTTCTGTCACCGCGGGAGCAGCTAATCAAGGTTCCGCTGCTTGTCCAGACACCCCAACCTCAAGAAAGGGCAGAGAAGGCAGAGACGAAAAGGAGTCTAACTTGTCAGGCAAGGAAGAGGAGAGCAACAAGGAACAGAAAGTTGGATCTGGTCAATTTGGTCAAGTATTTTCTGCTCCACTTGGGAATATAAATATGGAGGCGGAGCAATCTGCAATGCAGCAACAAATAGTGGACATGTACATGAGAAGCATGCAGCAATTCACTGAGTCTTTGGCGAAGATGAAGCTCCCGATGGATCTTGATAAAGCAGAATGTGAAGACCGCAGCGAAGTGATTCCAAACCATAGCAACAACAGTTTAGATGTTGATAAAAAAAAGGACGGATCGCGGGTGTTCTATGGCAGCCGTGCCTTCTTCTGA